A genomic segment from Amygdalobacter nucleatus encodes:
- a CDS encoding YraN family protein translates to MANSELVKLSNQSIDGFQAEHLFLEWLAKHGWQLVIYNWRSNRSGAGQVDVIAKGKKVALFEVKYRSCQTELNWPLTMRQLRRLYRASLVWNASYPYCQISELYLVLMRPIGNLSVKELEEKLNQAISLKHINVRWGDYLIQFFSFRDILD, encoded by the coding sequence ATGGCAAATAGTGAATTAGTTAAATTGAGTAATCAAAGTATAGATGGCTTTCAGGCGGAGCATTTGTTCTTAGAATGGTTAGCTAAGCATGGGTGGCAGTTAGTAATTTACAATTGGCGCTCTAATAGGAGTGGGGCAGGTCAAGTCGATGTGATTGCTAAGGGCAAAAAGGTTGCTTTGTTTGAGGTTAAGTATAGAAGTTGTCAGACAGAGCTAAATTGGCCGCTTACTATGCGTCAGTTAAGGCGTTTGTATCGGGCAAGTTTAGTGTGGAATGCAAGCTATCCTTATTGTCAGATTAGCGAGCTGTATTTAGTTTTGATGCGCCCAATTGGCAATTTGAGTGTCAAGGAGCTTGAAGAGAAGTTAAATCAGGCAATTTCGCTTAAACATATTAATGTACGCTGGGGTGATTATCTGATTCAGTTCTTTAGCTTTCGTGATATACTTGACTGA
- the rpe gene encoding ribulose-phosphate 3-epimerase, translated as MTISEIVGANKKLYLSPSLLACNFANLQADLAKAEAEADMYHFDVMDGLFVPNISFGFPLMEAVRSVSKKPLDMHLMIEAPERYFERFKQAGADSITFHLEAVKHPDQALRSLHNLGLGAAVALNPGTPVCIVKDILPLCDMVLIMSVNPGYGGQKFIDYSLDKIKELKAVIRERKLRCLIEVDGGVKLHNAKALLEAGADVLVAGTEVFHHADPASCLRQFRALGE; from the coding sequence ATGACTATTTCTGAGATTGTTGGTGCGAATAAGAAGTTGTATTTAAGTCCATCGTTATTGGCTTGTAATTTTGCTAATTTGCAAGCTGATTTAGCCAAAGCTGAGGCTGAAGCTGACATGTATCATTTTGACGTGATGGATGGGTTGTTTGTGCCGAATATTTCGTTTGGGTTTCCTCTCATGGAAGCTGTACGCAGTGTTAGCAAAAAGCCACTTGATATGCACCTAATGATTGAAGCACCTGAACGCTATTTTGAACGCTTTAAGCAAGCTGGGGCTGATAGTATAACTTTCCATCTTGAAGCTGTGAAACATCCAGATCAGGCTCTAAGGTCTTTGCATAACTTAGGCTTAGGGGCTGCTGTGGCACTGAATCCTGGTACACCAGTTTGCATAGTTAAAGATATTTTGCCGCTTTGTGATATGGTCTTAATTATGTCGGTCAATCCTGGCTATGGCGGTCAGAAATTTATTGACTATAGCTTGGATAAGATTAAGGAACTCAAAGCTGTGATTAGAGAGCGCAAACTACGTTGCTTGATCGAGGTGGACGGAGGCGTAAAGTTGCACAATGCCAAGGCCTTGTTAGAAGCTGGGGCTGATGTGTTGGTTGCTGGGACAGAAGTGTTTCATCATGCAGATCCAGCTAGCTGTTTAAGGCAGTTTAGGGCTTTAGGGGAGTGA
- the uvrB gene encoding excinuclease ABC subunit UvrB, whose product METEISLTDLHAKNKKQSQPFKLVSKYQPTGDQPAAINKICASIQAGNRFQTLVGVTGSGKTFTMANVIQKLQRPTLVLAHTKTLAAQLCAEFKALFPENAVEYYVSYYDYYQPESYVARTDTYIEKDASINEDIDRLSHLAVSSILERNDVIIVATVSCIYGLISPLDYVNLTLPIKVGQIKPIKDIVTKLISIQYVRDDFDFKRGAFRLRGDTLDIFPIESENMYIRIKFFDDEVESISEMQALNNNVISKRTFVSINPASRYLVREEAIKEAIPNIQAELQARLAELQNTGKIVEAYRLEQRTNYDLAMMQETGFCKGIENYSRHLSQRLPGSAPYTLVDFFPDDFLLMIDESHMTIPQLGAMYLGDHSRKQALVDYGFRLPSCLDNRPLTKDEFWQKIKQALFVSATPGDFEHENSATFAEQIIRPTGLLDPEIEIHPEKDQIAYALRQINLRIERNERTLLLTTTKRLAEEISEHLKKNGIKAAYIHADVPNQKRSEILRDLRIGKYDVLIGINLLREGIDLPEVSLIGIFDADKQGLSRSTTSLIQIIGRASRNAHGHVILFADTVSESMLEAITETNRRRQIQQAYNAEHHIVPKTVQKGVRELLSTKLDTRESETEYKARKANQRRKKQVLDLAGVDNNEEHTFMSKLEISEHYAELIKAYQVATKEEQTMFGQQIEQVQKQAINDLDFETAAKMRDLKALLDVSI is encoded by the coding sequence ATGGAAACTGAAATTAGCTTGACAGACTTGCATGCTAAGAACAAAAAGCAGAGCCAGCCATTTAAACTTGTTAGTAAGTACCAACCAACTGGTGACCAGCCAGCTGCCATTAACAAAATTTGCGCGTCCATTCAAGCTGGCAATCGTTTCCAAACCCTTGTAGGTGTAACTGGTTCAGGTAAAACATTTACCATGGCTAACGTCATACAGAAGCTACAACGCCCAACTCTAGTTTTGGCTCATACTAAGACTCTGGCTGCCCAGCTTTGTGCTGAATTTAAGGCACTTTTCCCCGAAAATGCCGTTGAATATTACGTATCTTATTACGACTACTATCAGCCAGAATCATATGTGGCGCGGACAGATACTTATATTGAGAAAGACGCCTCGATCAACGAAGACATCGATCGCCTGAGCCACCTAGCTGTGAGCAGCATTTTGGAGCGTAATGACGTCATCATCGTGGCCACCGTTTCCTGTATCTATGGCTTAATTTCACCATTAGACTATGTCAATTTAACCTTACCGATTAAAGTCGGGCAGATTAAACCAATCAAGGATATCGTGACTAAATTAATCAGCATTCAGTATGTGCGTGATGATTTTGATTTCAAACGTGGCGCTTTTAGGCTGCGTGGCGATACTTTGGATATTTTCCCAATTGAATCAGAAAATATGTATATTCGCATCAAATTTTTTGATGATGAGGTAGAGAGTATCTCTGAGATGCAAGCGCTCAATAACAATGTTATCAGCAAGCGAACTTTTGTCAGCATTAACCCAGCCAGTCGTTATTTAGTTAGGGAAGAAGCAATCAAAGAAGCTATCCCTAATATTCAAGCTGAATTACAAGCAAGATTAGCTGAATTACAGAATACTGGCAAAATTGTGGAAGCTTATCGTTTGGAACAACGCACAAATTACGATTTGGCCATGATGCAAGAAACTGGTTTTTGTAAGGGCATTGAGAATTATTCCAGACATCTAAGTCAACGCTTGCCAGGCTCGGCCCCATATACATTGGTGGATTTCTTTCCTGATGATTTTCTTTTGATGATTGATGAGTCGCACATGACTATTCCTCAGTTAGGTGCCATGTATCTAGGCGACCACTCACGCAAGCAAGCCCTTGTTGATTATGGCTTTCGTTTGCCATCTTGCTTAGATAATCGCCCTTTAACCAAAGATGAGTTTTGGCAGAAGATTAAGCAGGCATTGTTCGTTTCAGCTACACCAGGGGACTTCGAACACGAAAACTCAGCCACCTTTGCTGAACAGATCATTCGCCCAACTGGTCTCTTAGATCCAGAGATTGAAATTCATCCGGAAAAAGATCAGATTGCTTACGCTCTTAGACAGATTAATTTGCGAATTGAACGTAATGAGCGCACATTATTGTTGACAACGACTAAACGCTTAGCTGAGGAAATTAGCGAGCATTTGAAGAAAAACGGCATTAAGGCAGCTTATATTCATGCCGATGTGCCGAATCAGAAACGTAGCGAAATTTTGCGTGATTTACGAATAGGCAAATATGATGTCTTAATTGGTATCAACCTTTTAAGAGAAGGTATCGACTTACCTGAAGTATCGTTAATTGGCATTTTTGATGCTGACAAACAGGGCTTATCGCGTTCAACCACTTCTTTAATCCAAATTATTGGCCGTGCATCCAGAAATGCGCATGGACATGTTATTTTGTTTGCAGATACTGTTTCTGAATCTATGTTAGAGGCAATTACGGAAACTAATCGTCGTCGCCAAATTCAGCAAGCTTATAATGCTGAACACCACATTGTGCCCAAGACTGTACAAAAAGGTGTGCGTGAACTTCTTAGCACCAAGTTGGATACACGGGAGTCTGAGACTGAATACAAAGCCCGTAAAGCAAATCAGCGGAGAAAGAAACAAGTGCTTGATTTGGCTGGCGTTGATAACAATGAAGAACATACCTTCATGTCGAAGCTTGAAATTAGTGAACACTATGCTGAGCTGATCAAAGCTTACCAAGTGGCAACTAAAGAAGAACAAACTATGTTTGGACAGCAGATCGAACAGGTCCAGAAACAAGCTATCAATGATTTGGACTTTGAAACAGCTGCGAAGATGCGAGATTTAAAAGCCTTGTTAGATGTTTCTATCTAG
- a CDS encoding phospho-sugar mutase — protein sequence MSENTITSNDLYNFWLHDPFFDEATHKELQAISGQTEEITERFYKYLEFGTAGLRGIMGAGTNRMNVYTVSLASEAFSRYIDTLTEEEKKRGLVISYDSRHNSKEFALKSALVFAKHNIPVRLVDEIRPTPMLSFAVRFYNCIGGVMITASHNPAKYNGYKAYGVDGGQMPPEAADRIMAEMAKITDIRTLSWLSEKEALDKGLLQYVGKDLDEAFDAMLLKVQIDKDVVKRHSDLKIVYTPLCGCGNKPVNRILNAIGFKNVYTVKEEQNPDGDFAGIPFPNPEEACAWERAIKLANEVKADLVIATDPDSDRTGLLVKRKDGSYQIVTGNQIGILLMEYILSAKKASNTLKPNSFVVTTIVSTSLADKIAANYGVKCYRTLTGFKYIGEKIKQYHETGLETFVFGFEESYGFLAETEVRDKDAVVACMLLAEMAAKAADDGKNVNDLLVELFEKYNYGKENVFSIVREGIEGQKQINHAMEVIRNGEVNLTFPNLEVEELEDYTKSTSYNYQTGKTRELEIKVKSNVLRFRFTNGLDFVAIRPSGTEPKLKVYCAAYADTEIAASQKAKALEEVMRHTLDKLMA from the coding sequence ATGAGCGAAAATACGATAACAAGTAACGACTTATACAACTTTTGGTTGCACGATCCTTTTTTTGATGAAGCTACACATAAAGAATTGCAAGCCATAAGTGGGCAGACAGAAGAAATTACAGAGCGATTCTACAAGTATTTAGAGTTTGGTACAGCCGGCTTACGTGGCATTATGGGCGCTGGTACTAATCGAATGAATGTCTATACAGTTAGTTTGGCTAGTGAAGCTTTTTCACGCTATATCGACACTTTAACTGAAGAAGAGAAAAAACGTGGCTTAGTTATCTCTTATGATTCACGCCATAATTCCAAAGAGTTTGCTTTGAAGTCTGCATTAGTTTTTGCTAAGCACAATATTCCTGTGCGCTTGGTTGACGAAATTCGTCCAACACCAATGCTTTCATTTGCTGTGCGTTTTTATAACTGCATAGGCGGTGTCATGATTACAGCTAGCCACAATCCAGCTAAATATAACGGCTACAAAGCTTACGGGGTCGATGGTGGACAGATGCCACCTGAGGCTGCTGACAGAATCATGGCTGAGATGGCTAAGATTACAGATATTCGCACTCTTTCTTGGCTGAGCGAGAAGGAAGCTTTGGACAAGGGCTTATTGCAATATGTTGGCAAAGATTTGGATGAAGCATTCGATGCAATGCTCTTAAAAGTCCAGATTGATAAGGACGTTGTTAAACGTCATTCAGATTTGAAGATTGTCTATACTCCACTTTGTGGTTGCGGCAACAAACCAGTTAACCGTATCTTAAATGCTATTGGCTTCAAGAACGTATACACTGTGAAAGAAGAGCAAAATCCAGATGGCGATTTTGCTGGCATTCCATTCCCAAACCCCGAAGAAGCTTGTGCTTGGGAACGTGCAATTAAATTAGCTAATGAAGTCAAGGCCGATTTGGTCATTGCAACTGACCCTGATAGTGACCGTACAGGTTTACTTGTTAAGCGTAAAGATGGCAGTTATCAGATTGTGACAGGTAACCAGATTGGTATTCTTTTGATGGAATACATTTTGTCAGCCAAAAAGGCAAGTAACACCCTAAAACCTAATTCCTTTGTAGTCACAACTATTGTATCTACATCATTGGCAGATAAGATTGCAGCTAATTATGGCGTTAAGTGCTATCGTACATTAACTGGCTTTAAGTATATTGGTGAAAAAATTAAGCAATATCATGAAACTGGCTTAGAGACATTCGTCTTTGGCTTTGAAGAAAGCTATGGTTTCTTAGCTGAAACAGAAGTTAGAGATAAGGATGCTGTTGTTGCATGTATGCTTTTGGCTGAAATGGCAGCTAAAGCAGCTGATGATGGCAAGAATGTCAATGATTTACTCGTAGAGCTGTTTGAAAAGTATAATTACGGCAAGGAAAATGTTTTCTCAATCGTAAGAGAGGGCATTGAAGGTCAGAAGCAGATTAATCATGCTATGGAAGTTATCCGAAATGGCGAAGTTAATTTGACTTTCCCGAACTTAGAAGTAGAAGAATTAGAAGATTACACTAAGTCTACTAGTTACAACTACCAAACAGGTAAGACCAGAGAGCTTGAGATCAAAGTTAAGTCTAATGTTTTGCGTTTCAGATTTACAAATGGTTTAGATTTTGTGGCTATTCGTCCATCTGGTACAGAACCAAAGTTGAAAGTATATTGTGCAGCATATGCTGACACAGAAATAGCAGCTTCACAAAAAGCAAAAGCATTAGAAGAAGTCATGCGTCATACATTAGATAAGCTCATGGCTTAA
- a CDS encoding DNA polymerase III subunit alpha, which produces MESVQVNKFVHLHVHSEYSLLDGAIRIKDLPNKLQALGMNACAITDHGNMFGAVEFYKTMQAANMQAIIGVELYVTRGSRFSKTERSDRERYHLLVLVENNVGLRNLNILLSKAWLEGFYYKPRVDYDLLLKYHEGLICLSGCLGSEIDQALQADDYPLAKQIAERYKKLFGTDNFFLELQANDLPEQRLCNAELKHLAKELDLGVVATNDAHYLEQKDWEAHDILLCMQTNSLVSDPNRFRFLGGHSYYLKSADEMIAAFQDCPEAISNTVKIAERCKAMKMQFGKLYLPEFAAPDGLTSTDYLEQLAKAGLEARLAKHICSRFEVADYEARLKRELAVINSMGYTDYYLIVQDFINYAKSQGIPVGPGRGSGAASLVAYALRITDIDPLEYDLLFERFLNPERVSMPDFDIDFCYERRQEVIDYVTRKYGQNHVCQVIAFGTLAARACLKDVLRVCGKSPSEVTKLLRYMPNRPNITLKSTLEISKDIRKLYDTNAEFRHDYEIAEKLEGLPRHTSTHAAGVIISGKDIKAIAPLAKNDEAVVVQYDKDLIEQVGLLKFDFLGLRTLTVISAACQAIYEKTGQTIDFTKLAYADPAIYEDISRGQTGAVFQLESAGMTSFMQALKPDSLEDIIAGISLYRPGPMQQIPDYVKARHDPSQIKYLHPSLEKSLKVTYGSMVYQEQVMQIVRDLAGFSLGQSDIIRRAMAKKKPEELKRYEKIFIYGGKFAETDKEPVLGAVNNGVDEKSAKVIFDHILAFAGYAFNKAHAAGYAVLAYQTAWLKHYYPCEFMTAMLNSYINTPAQVAHYITMARSMDIQVLPPDINHSAAKFISNSEHTAIYYALGAIKNLGLNTALEIVSTREQAGPYKRLDQCLRTLQQYNVNKSKIEALIYAGALDCLEGNRLQKLIFSAEYLPLISQSKEQVSQQQISLFSLAEAETEQLPEIKLAADKAFTNLEELSYEKEYTSVYFKGHPLDNYPDLIKSAYCVTSADLRYLDQSLTDSTEAADEAFAFAGNLPVTLADGQEVLMYGLLQKVNKRINKKQVAWAILQLEDYTGDFEALCFSSVWEKCKADLQENQVYVFKGKVSAQGDFAAALIVDECLPYTAENLETLHSKLKNTAPKAKVSYANGENIIAKTKTLVKSTKQPVIAAQPQVKSTIEQPNLIANSQANYLAEAVLCLHLASDKSDQLAALGNLCKQYPGKNRVLVYDASLAQVIATRSKRGVQLSVEFLQKLAQLLGWNNIAIRFLTK; this is translated from the coding sequence ATGGAGTCTGTTCAAGTAAATAAATTTGTCCATTTGCACGTACACAGTGAATATTCTTTACTGGATGGCGCAATTAGAATCAAGGACTTGCCTAATAAATTACAAGCACTTGGTATGAATGCTTGCGCAATTACTGATCATGGCAACATGTTTGGGGCCGTTGAATTTTATAAAACGATGCAGGCAGCAAATATGCAAGCTATCATCGGCGTTGAGCTCTATGTGACAAGGGGCAGCCGCTTTAGTAAAACTGAACGAAGTGATCGGGAACGTTATCACTTATTGGTGTTGGTTGAGAACAATGTTGGCTTAAGGAACTTGAACATTCTCCTTTCCAAAGCTTGGTTAGAGGGCTTCTATTACAAACCACGTGTCGATTATGATCTTTTATTAAAGTATCACGAGGGCTTAATCTGCCTGTCAGGTTGCTTAGGTAGTGAAATTGATCAGGCCTTACAGGCTGATGATTATCCTTTGGCTAAGCAAATTGCGGAACGCTATAAAAAGCTGTTTGGAACAGATAATTTCTTTTTGGAGCTACAAGCTAATGATTTACCAGAGCAACGATTATGTAATGCTGAATTAAAGCACTTGGCCAAAGAGCTTGATTTAGGAGTAGTTGCGACTAACGATGCGCATTATTTAGAACAAAAAGATTGGGAAGCGCACGATATTTTGCTCTGTATGCAGACTAACAGCTTAGTCTCAGATCCTAATCGCTTCAGATTCTTAGGCGGTCATAGTTATTATCTTAAGAGCGCTGATGAGATGATCGCTGCTTTTCAAGATTGTCCAGAAGCTATTTCTAATACAGTTAAAATTGCTGAACGTTGCAAGGCGATGAAGATGCAGTTTGGCAAGCTTTATCTGCCTGAATTTGCAGCTCCAGATGGCTTAACAAGTACAGACTACTTAGAACAATTAGCCAAAGCTGGCTTAGAGGCAAGGTTAGCCAAACATATTTGTTCTCGATTTGAAGTAGCTGATTATGAGGCCCGCCTAAAAAGAGAACTTGCTGTGATCAACAGCATGGGCTACACAGATTACTATCTAATCGTGCAGGATTTCATCAACTATGCCAAAAGTCAGGGCATTCCAGTCGGGCCAGGTCGTGGCTCTGGTGCAGCTTCCTTAGTTGCATATGCTTTAAGAATAACGGATATTGATCCGCTTGAATATGATTTGTTGTTTGAACGCTTTTTGAATCCAGAACGTGTCAGCATGCCAGATTTCGATATTGATTTCTGCTATGAGCGTAGGCAAGAAGTGATTGATTATGTCACACGCAAATACGGTCAGAATCACGTCTGCCAAGTTATTGCGTTTGGTACTTTAGCTGCTAGAGCTTGTCTGAAAGATGTATTAAGAGTTTGTGGCAAAAGTCCAAGTGAAGTGACTAAGCTTTTGAGGTACATGCCGAATCGGCCAAATATTACTTTGAAGTCCACTTTAGAAATAAGCAAGGATATACGTAAGCTTTACGATACTAATGCTGAATTTAGGCACGACTATGAAATTGCCGAAAAGTTAGAAGGCTTACCACGCCATACTTCCACGCACGCAGCCGGTGTTATTATTTCAGGTAAGGACATCAAAGCAATTGCGCCTTTAGCCAAGAATGATGAAGCTGTAGTTGTGCAGTATGACAAAGATTTAATTGAGCAAGTTGGCCTTTTGAAATTTGACTTTCTCGGTTTAAGAACCTTGACAGTGATAAGTGCAGCCTGCCAAGCAATTTATGAAAAGACTGGTCAAACTATTGATTTCACCAAATTAGCTTATGCTGATCCAGCTATTTATGAGGATATTAGTCGTGGCCAAACAGGGGCGGTCTTCCAACTTGAAAGTGCTGGTATGACTTCGTTCATGCAAGCTTTGAAACCTGATAGTTTGGAAGATATTATCGCTGGAATTTCACTCTATCGTCCAGGCCCAATGCAGCAGATTCCTGATTATGTCAAAGCACGTCATGATCCAAGTCAAATTAAGTATCTGCATCCATCTTTGGAAAAGAGCTTAAAAGTTACTTATGGCTCTATGGTTTATCAAGAGCAGGTTATGCAGATTGTGCGTGACTTAGCTGGCTTTTCTTTGGGTCAGTCTGACATCATTCGGCGGGCAATGGCGAAGAAAAAACCAGAAGAGTTGAAACGCTATGAGAAAATTTTCATCTATGGCGGCAAGTTTGCTGAGACGGATAAAGAGCCTGTACTCGGAGCTGTCAATAATGGGGTGGATGAGAAGTCAGCCAAGGTGATTTTTGACCATATCTTAGCCTTTGCTGGTTATGCCTTTAACAAAGCGCATGCCGCCGGCTATGCTGTTTTGGCTTACCAAACAGCTTGGCTCAAGCATTATTATCCATGTGAATTTATGACTGCTATGCTAAATAGCTATATCAACACACCGGCACAGGTGGCGCATTATATTACAATGGCACGAAGCATGGATATCCAAGTTTTGCCACCTGATATTAACCATTCAGCAGCCAAATTTATCAGTAACTCTGAGCATACTGCTATTTACTATGCTCTGGGCGCAATCAAGAATTTGGGCTTGAATACGGCGCTTGAAATAGTTTCGACAAGAGAACAAGCAGGGCCATATAAGCGGCTTGATCAGTGCTTAAGGACTTTGCAGCAGTACAATGTTAATAAGAGCAAAATCGAGGCTTTGATTTATGCAGGTGCGCTTGATTGCTTAGAGGGTAATCGCTTACAGAAACTCATTTTTTCAGCTGAATATTTGCCTTTAATCAGCCAAAGTAAAGAGCAGGTGAGCCAACAACAAATTTCTTTGTTCAGTTTGGCAGAAGCTGAGACGGAGCAGCTACCTGAAATTAAGCTGGCAGCAGACAAAGCTTTTACTAACTTAGAAGAACTAAGCTATGAAAAAGAGTACACATCTGTCTATTTCAAAGGCCATCCTCTGGACAACTATCCCGATTTAATTAAATCAGCTTATTGTGTTACAAGTGCTGATTTAAGGTATCTTGATCAAAGTTTAACTGATTCTACCGAGGCTGCTGACGAGGCGTTTGCATTCGCCGGAAATCTACCTGTAACGCTTGCTGATGGACAAGAAGTTTTGATGTATGGCTTGTTGCAAAAAGTGAACAAACGAATCAATAAAAAGCAGGTAGCTTGGGCGATTTTGCAGTTAGAAGATTATACAGGTGATTTTGAGGCGCTTTGTTTTAGCTCTGTTTGGGAGAAATGCAAGGCTGATTTACAAGAAAATCAAGTCTATGTTTTTAAGGGCAAAGTCAGTGCACAAGGTGATTTTGCAGCTGCCTTGATTGTTGATGAATGTTTGCCATATACAGCTGAAAATTTAGAAACTTTGCATTCAAAGCTTAAAAATACAGCACCTAAAGCAAAAGTAAGTTATGCTAACGGCGAAAATATTATAGCTAAGACTAAGACGCTAGTTAAATCCACTAAGCAGCCGGTTATAGCTGCTCAGCCGCAAGTTAAATCTACTATAGAACAGCCTAATTTAATTGCTAATTCACAAGCAAATTACTTAGCCGAAGCTGTTTTGTGCCTACATTTAGCTAGCGATAAGTCTGACCAATTAGCTGCCTTAGGTAATTTGTGTAAACAGTATCCTGGCAAAAATCGAGTCTTAGTTTATGATGCAAGTTTGGCTCAAGTCATTGCTACACGCTCTAAACGTGGCGTTCAACTGAGTGTGGAGTTTTTGCAAAAACTTGCCCAATTATTAGGCTGGAACAATATCGCTATCAGATTTTTGACTAAGTAA
- a CDS encoding SLC13 family permease has translation MLPEQAKLSGKLNSKHILTVIAFLMVIFARYLPRILPFSQGASQVIYQFVAVLSLWLFVAIDWPSLLLLFGFSLVPELKFTGVLQAAFGNQTFAFLLFTFSLTYVLTKVGLLRQVALAFITSKFARLGGWHFVLAYFASILVLGCFISPTVLFFIYLAILTEICTLVKLEKDSSAANLLMLGTVFFCGISSGMTTISHVFPLISLSLAKRMLNLTISHVTFSLVAIPIGLVSSLIALAIFYFVLRPDLTKLQASNLQQIKSYLVTESADPKSTYERLISLIVAALVLLAWLVPTVLLKLSLPNAITNFLKYWQTAGISLPPLLGFMCLCLVKTENKPLVTVQEALTKGVSWPSLIMCASTLALGAVLTNKELAFNTSLANLFKDNLPSLPHLLVVLIFCAWAGIQTNFSSNMVTATLVTSTLLSLAGNLVFVNIPLLVCLIGILASYAFAAPSAMPCVAIAAASGFSNSRDLLRYGLLLIFLVVCFISFIAYPLLLAVV, from the coding sequence ATGCTGCCAGAACAAGCTAAATTATCTGGAAAACTTAATTCTAAACATATTCTCACGGTAATAGCGTTTTTAATGGTTATTTTTGCGCGCTATTTACCTAGAATTTTGCCATTCAGTCAGGGCGCTTCACAGGTTATTTATCAATTTGTGGCTGTTTTAAGCTTATGGCTCTTTGTAGCTATTGATTGGCCGTCACTTTTACTTTTGTTTGGCTTCAGCTTGGTGCCTGAATTGAAATTTACAGGTGTTTTGCAAGCTGCCTTTGGCAATCAGACCTTTGCTTTTTTGTTATTTACATTTAGTTTGACTTACGTTTTAACGAAAGTTGGCTTATTAAGACAGGTTGCCTTGGCCTTCATCACAAGCAAGTTTGCTAGACTAGGAGGCTGGCACTTTGTTTTGGCTTATTTTGCCTCTATTCTGGTTTTAGGCTGCTTCATTTCGCCAACTGTTTTGTTTTTCATCTATTTAGCTATTTTAACTGAAATTTGTACACTCGTTAAGCTTGAGAAAGACTCTAGTGCCGCTAACTTATTGATGCTAGGAACTGTCTTTTTCTGCGGTATCAGTAGTGGTATGACAACTATCTCACACGTTTTTCCATTGATTTCTTTGAGCTTAGCTAAACGGATGTTGAATTTAACTATCAGCCATGTAACTTTTTCTTTGGTAGCAATTCCTATCGGCTTAGTTAGTTCGTTAATTGCCCTAGCTATTTTTTATTTCGTGCTTAGACCTGATCTTACTAAGTTACAAGCTAGCAATTTACAACAAATTAAAAGCTATTTGGTAACAGAATCAGCTGATCCAAAGTCAACATATGAACGTTTAATCAGCTTAATTGTTGCTGCGCTTGTATTATTAGCTTGGCTTGTGCCAACTGTGTTATTGAAGCTCAGCTTGCCAAATGCAATTACGAATTTCCTCAAATATTGGCAGACAGCTGGAATTAGTTTGCCACCTTTATTGGGCTTTATGTGCTTATGTCTAGTTAAAACTGAAAATAAGCCACTTGTTACAGTTCAGGAAGCTTTGACTAAAGGAGTGAGCTGGCCTAGCTTGATCATGTGTGCCTCAACTTTAGCTTTGGGGGCAGTTTTGACTAACAAGGAGCTTGCCTTTAATACAAGTTTGGCCAATTTGTTCAAGGATAATTTGCCTAGTTTACCACATCTCTTAGTTGTACTTATTTTCTGTGCTTGGGCGGGGATACAGACTAATTTCAGTAGCAATATGGTTACGGCCACTTTGGTGACAAGTACACTTTTGTCTTTAGCTGGCAATTTAGTGTTTGTAAACATACCTTTATTGGTTTGTTTGATTGGTATATTAGCAAGTTATGCGTTTGCAGCACCATCAGCCATGCCTTGTGTCGCAATTGCAGCTGCAAGTGGTTTTAGCAATAGCCGCGATTTATTAAGATACGGGCTTTTGTTGATTTTCTTGGTTGTTTGCTTTATCAGTTTTATTGCTTATCCATTATTGCTAGCTGTGGTATAA